The Nitratidesulfovibrio sp. SRB-5 genome includes a window with the following:
- a CDS encoding DMT family protein has product MPVPFALPVPVVTVGLLLLSNVFMTFAWYGHLKFKASPLMVAIMVSWGIAFFEYCLQVPANRAGYGHFNATELKTIQEIISLSVFLVFSVLYLGEPLKWNYLVGFCLIVVATFFIFKEW; this is encoded by the coding sequence ATGCCCGTCCCCTTTGCCCTGCCCGTCCCGGTCGTCACCGTCGGCCTGCTGCTGCTTTCCAACGTGTTCATGACCTTCGCCTGGTACGGCCACCTGAAGTTCAAGGCCAGCCCGCTCATGGTGGCCATCATGGTGAGCTGGGGCATCGCCTTCTTCGAATACTGCCTTCAGGTGCCCGCCAACCGGGCAGGCTACGGCCATTTCAACGCAACGGAACTGAAGACCATCCAGGAGATCATTTCGCTCTCCGTGTTTCTGGTCTTCTCGGTGCTCTACCTGGGAGAGCCGCTGAAATGGAACTATCTGGTGGGGTTCTGCCTGATCGTGGTGGCCACGTTCTTCATCTTCAAGGAATGGTGA
- a CDS encoding branched-chain amino acid ABC transporter permease, producing MSDPSSAGSSAPASASAPVTGRHPLFTAPARRFMRGWLAVAVALLPLALRSGYQFTVLNVVAVNLIVVTGLNLLMGYAGQISYGHAAFFGMGAYGSAILSATHGVDPWLAMGVSACGVAVAAAVVGVPTLRLKGNYLVMATLGFNLIVDVILVQWSEVTGGSSGFVGVPPLAVAGISFDTDRSFYWLAWGVALLLLIPARNLVHSPVGRALRAIHDSEPGAEACGVPTASYKVQVFVLSAVFASLAGSLHAHYLGIVAPKTFDIFKSVEFVTMCLIGGMGSLWGGLAGALLLTVLPQMLGVFEEHHDLIFGAILLVMLIFMPRGVSPWLRDMAGRMRRGSGGGASDSTPHGGEARP from the coding sequence ATGAGCGATCCATCCTCTGCCGGGTCGTCCGCTCCCGCCTCCGCGTCCGCACCCGTGACGGGCCGCCATCCGCTGTTCACCGCGCCCGCCCGCCGCTTCATGCGCGGCTGGCTGGCCGTGGCCGTGGCCCTGCTGCCGCTGGCCCTGCGCTCCGGCTACCAGTTCACCGTGCTCAACGTGGTGGCCGTGAACCTCATCGTGGTCACCGGGCTGAACCTGCTGATGGGCTACGCCGGGCAGATCAGCTACGGCCACGCCGCATTCTTCGGCATGGGGGCTTACGGCAGCGCCATCCTTTCCGCCACCCACGGGGTGGACCCGTGGCTGGCCATGGGCGTTTCCGCCTGCGGGGTGGCCGTGGCCGCCGCCGTGGTGGGCGTGCCCACCCTGCGGCTGAAGGGCAACTACCTGGTCATGGCCACGCTGGGCTTCAACCTCATCGTGGACGTGATCCTGGTGCAGTGGAGCGAGGTCACCGGCGGTTCCAGCGGCTTCGTGGGCGTGCCGCCGCTGGCCGTGGCGGGCATCTCGTTCGACACCGACCGGTCGTTCTACTGGCTGGCCTGGGGCGTGGCGCTGCTGCTGCTCATCCCCGCGCGCAACCTCGTGCATTCCCCGGTGGGGCGCGCCCTGCGGGCCATCCACGATTCCGAGCCGGGGGCGGAGGCCTGCGGCGTGCCCACGGCCAGCTACAAGGTGCAGGTGTTCGTGCTGTCCGCCGTGTTCGCCTCGCTGGCCGGGTCGCTGCACGCGCACTACCTGGGCATCGTGGCGCCCAAGACCTTCGACATCTTCAAGTCGGTGGAGTTCGTGACCATGTGCCTCATCGGCGGCATGGGCTCGCTGTGGGGCGGGCTGGCCGGGGCGCTGCTGCTGACCGTGCTGCCCCAGATGCTGGGCGTGTTCGAGGAGCACCACGACCTGATATTCGGCGCGATACTGCTGGTCATGCTCATCTTCATGCCGCGCGGGGTTTCGCCGTGGCTGCGGGATATGGCGGGCAGGATGCGGCGCGGGTCCGGTGGAGGTGCGTCGGACAGCACGCCGCACGGCGGGGAGGCCCGGCCATGA
- a CDS encoding branched-chain amino acid ABC transporter permease, giving the protein MPPDAINALAQYTLSGLTTGSVYALLALGYSLIFNATGIVNFTQGDFLSLGGLVLYSLLVSQGLPIVAAFPATILVVAMAGALVERVCLRPARSRQMIILIFITMAASTLMRGLMKEGWGKLPLALPPLSPEVPFRLLGAVLTPQNLWVMGMTLCGIAALAWFFRATVTGKAMRAAAADPRTARLMGVEVERLTTLSFAFAGALGALGGMLITPITSLSYDIGLMLGLKGFAAAVLGGYGSFAGAVAGGVLLGLFESYGAGYVTSAYRDVLVFGLLILVLFVRPQGLFGTTGRRA; this is encoded by the coding sequence ATGCCGCCAGACGCCATCAACGCCCTTGCGCAGTATACCCTCAGCGGACTGACCACCGGGTCGGTCTACGCGCTGCTGGCCTTGGGCTACAGCCTCATCTTCAATGCCACGGGCATCGTCAACTTCACCCAGGGCGACTTTCTGAGCCTTGGCGGGCTGGTGCTGTACAGCCTGCTGGTCAGCCAGGGGCTGCCCATTGTGGCGGCCTTTCCCGCCACCATCCTCGTGGTGGCCATGGCGGGCGCGCTGGTGGAGCGGGTGTGCCTGCGCCCGGCCCGCAGCCGCCAGATGATAATCCTGATCTTCATCACCATGGCCGCCTCCACGCTGATGCGCGGCCTGATGAAGGAAGGCTGGGGCAAGCTGCCCCTGGCCCTGCCGCCCCTGTCGCCCGAGGTGCCCTTTCGCCTGCTGGGCGCGGTGCTGACCCCGCAGAACCTGTGGGTGATGGGCATGACCCTGTGCGGCATCGCGGCGCTGGCCTGGTTCTTCCGCGCCACGGTGACCGGCAAGGCCATGCGCGCGGCGGCGGCGGACCCGCGCACCGCCCGGCTGATGGGGGTGGAGGTGGAACGGCTGACCACGCTGTCCTTCGCCTTTGCCGGGGCGCTGGGCGCCCTTGGCGGCATGCTCATCACGCCCATCACGTCACTTTCGTACGACATCGGCCTTATGCTGGGGCTGAAGGGCTTTGCCGCCGCAGTGCTTGGTGGCTACGGCAGCTTTGCCGGGGCCGTGGCGGGCGGGGTGCTGCTGGGCCTGTTCGAAAGCTACGGCGCGGGCTACGTGACCAGCGCCTACCGCGACGTGCTGGTGTTCGGCCTGCTCATCCTTGTCTTGTTCGTGCGTCCGCAGGGGCTGTTCGGCACCACCGGGAGGCGCGCATGA
- a CDS encoding ABC transporter ATP-binding protein: MTLLAVRDLSVAFGGIRALDAASFTAQAGAITALIGPNGAGKTTLVNCVTGMVRPDSGNVTFDGQDITGMAAHRLPRLGLARTFQHLRVFGSMSLLENVMVGLHGHVRTGMLSSMLRLPGVRRTERAMRDAAMRALDFTGLADRADGAAGLLPYGDQKRLVLARALVGDPRMILLDEPVAGLNPAETHEMGGLILALRARGVAVLLIEHDMSLVMRVSDAVVVLCSGAKIAEGAPGEVKRNPEVVNAYLGGGEEFGLHA, encoded by the coding sequence ATGACCCTGCTGGCGGTACGCGACCTTTCCGTGGCCTTCGGCGGCATCCGCGCGCTGGACGCGGCCAGCTTCACGGCGCAGGCCGGGGCCATCACCGCGCTCATCGGTCCCAACGGCGCGGGCAAGACCACCCTGGTCAACTGCGTCACCGGCATGGTGCGGCCCGATTCCGGCAACGTGACCTTCGACGGGCAAGACATCACCGGCATGGCGGCCCATCGCCTGCCGCGCCTGGGCCTTGCCCGCACCTTCCAGCACCTGCGGGTTTTCGGCTCCATGAGCCTGCTGGAAAACGTCATGGTGGGGCTGCACGGCCACGTGCGCACCGGCATGCTCTCCAGCATGCTGCGCCTGCCCGGCGTGCGCCGCACCGAACGGGCCATGCGCGACGCGGCCATGCGGGCGCTGGATTTCACGGGCCTTGCCGACCGGGCCGACGGGGCCGCAGGGCTCTTGCCCTACGGCGACCAGAAGCGGCTGGTGCTGGCCCGCGCCCTGGTGGGCGACCCGCGCATGATCCTGCTGGACGAGCCGGTGGCGGGCCTGAACCCGGCGGAAACCCACGAGATGGGCGGGCTGATCCTGGCCCTGCGCGCGCGGGGGGTGGCCGTGCTGCTCATCGAGCATGACATGTCGCTGGTCATGCGCGTGAGCGATGCCGTGGTGGTGCTGTGCTCCGGCGCCAAGATCGCCGAGGGCGCCCCCGGCGAGGTGAAACGCAACCCCGAAGTGGTCAACGCCTACCTTGGCGGGGGCGAGGAGTTCGGCCTGCATGCTTGA
- a CDS encoding PAS domain S-box protein gives MPLSPGPFAAPACDPPASPSFGVSLYEQLFRYHSAVMLLVDAETGCIIEGNPAASTFYGYPDGALCGMSINDIANLEPEEQARRLAELREGRLTCFTSRHRLASGEVRDVEVHSVPVRLFERTLLYTIIHDITDRVRAEEALRRSEQHLEMVMDGAGIGSFSWHALTDEVACDTRWGDVLGHGRVECAPMMESWRNMVHPDDLPGLERARRRHLSGVTPRYEAEYRVQGADGAWRWIQETGRVVERGGDGLPLRVAGIVRDVSVRRRAEEDRRRLFNLSPDLMCVGGMDGYFRELNPAWQEVLGWSREELLDRPWGALVHPDDRDATMQGMDTLRERGVITNVENRYQCRDGTWRWISWNSAFVPEQGLIYGVGRDVTALRRMVEELRTSEARLRAMAATVPGVVLQWREVPGDRQFTYVSPRSREILGVPPEWLLQDWRALPVHPADRTVWELSLRDAMERRGDWMFEGRLVLPGGEVRWWRGEARPVHGGQSGVAELPEESGIVYCGIITDTTEHREAQERLRQLATTDGLTGLANRRRFLEALEHEVQRHRRYGTPLALISIDVDRFKRVNDTWGHAVGDEVLRALAAICRAEVRDVDTVGRIGGEEFAVLLPDTAPEEAMAVAERLRAGVEAAPLLTTAGPLTVTLSLGVSASPPCDGADTLLREADRALYRAKAGGRNRVERAFDLAGACATGDDADTLLTIP, from the coding sequence GTGCCCCTTTCCCCCGGCCCGTTCGCTGCCCCCGCCTGCGACCCTCCGGCCTCCCCATCCTTCGGCGTATCGCTGTACGAGCAGCTGTTCCGGTACCATTCGGCGGTGATGCTGCTGGTGGACGCGGAAACGGGCTGCATCATCGAGGGCAATCCGGCGGCATCCACCTTCTACGGCTACCCGGACGGGGCGTTGTGCGGCATGTCCATCAACGACATCGCCAACCTGGAGCCCGAGGAGCAGGCGCGGCGGCTGGCCGAACTGCGCGAGGGGCGGCTGACATGTTTCACCTCGCGCCACCGCCTGGCGTCTGGCGAGGTGCGCGACGTCGAAGTGCATTCCGTGCCGGTGCGGCTGTTCGAACGCACCCTGCTGTACACCATCATCCACGACATCACCGACCGCGTCCGGGCCGAGGAAGCCCTGCGCCGCAGTGAACAGCACCTGGAAATGGTCATGGACGGGGCGGGCATCGGCAGTTTCAGCTGGCATGCGCTCACCGACGAGGTGGCCTGCGACACCCGCTGGGGCGATGTGCTGGGGCATGGACGGGTGGAATGCGCGCCCATGATGGAATCGTGGCGCAACATGGTGCATCCGGACGACCTGCCGGGGCTGGAACGGGCGCGTCGGCGGCATCTTTCCGGGGTCACGCCCCGTTACGAGGCGGAATACCGGGTGCAGGGGGCGGACGGAGCGTGGCGCTGGATTCAGGAAACGGGCCGGGTGGTGGAGCGCGGCGGCGACGGCCTGCCCCTGCGGGTGGCGGGCATCGTGCGCGACGTGTCCGTCCGGCGGCGCGCGGAAGAAGACCGGCGGCGGCTGTTCAACCTGTCGCCGGACCTGATGTGCGTGGGCGGCATGGACGGCTACTTCCGTGAACTGAACCCCGCCTGGCAGGAGGTGCTGGGCTGGTCCAGGGAAGAATTGCTGGACCGTCCGTGGGGTGCGCTGGTGCACCCCGACGACCGCGACGCCACCATGCAGGGCATGGACACGCTGCGCGAGCGCGGCGTGATCACCAACGTGGAGAACCGCTACCAGTGCCGCGACGGCACGTGGCGCTGGATATCCTGGAATTCCGCCTTCGTGCCCGAGCAGGGGCTGATCTACGGCGTGGGGCGCGACGTCACGGCGCTGCGGCGCATGGTGGAAGAATTGCGCACCAGCGAGGCGCGCCTGCGGGCCATGGCGGCCACGGTGCCGGGGGTGGTGCTGCAATGGCGCGAGGTGCCCGGCGACCGGCAGTTCACCTACGTCAGCCCGCGCAGCCGGGAGATACTGGGCGTGCCGCCCGAGTGGCTGTTGCAGGACTGGCGGGCCCTGCCGGTGCATCCTGCGGACCGCACGGTGTGGGAACTTTCGCTGCGCGATGCCATGGAGCGGCGCGGGGACTGGATGTTCGAAGGGCGGCTGGTGCTGCCCGGCGGCGAGGTGCGCTGGTGGCGGGGCGAGGCCAGGCCCGTGCATGGCGGGCAATCCGGCGTGGCGGAACTGCCGGAGGAGTCGGGCATCGTCTACTGCGGCATCATCACCGATACCACGGAGCACCGCGAGGCGCAGGAACGGCTGCGCCAGCTGGCCACCACCGACGGGCTGACCGGGCTGGCCAACCGCAGGCGGTTTCTGGAGGCGCTGGAGCACGAGGTGCAGCGCCACCGCCGCTACGGCACCCCCCTGGCGCTGATCTCCATCGACGTGGACCGCTTCAAGCGGGTCAACGACACCTGGGGCCATGCCGTGGGTGACGAGGTGCTGCGCGCGCTGGCCGCCATCTGCCGGGCAGAGGTGCGCGACGTGGACACCGTGGGGCGCATCGGCGGCGAGGAATTCGCCGTGCTGCTGCCGGACACCGCCCCGGAAGAAGCCATGGCCGTGGCGGAACGGCTGCGGGCGGGCGTGGAGGCGGCGCCCCTGCTGACCACCGCCGGACCGTTGACCGTCACCCTGAGCCTGGGCGTGTCCGCAAGCCCCCCGTGCGACGGGGCCGACACGCTGCTGCGCGAGGCGGACAGGGCGCTCTACCGGGCCAAGGCGGGCGGTCGCAACCGGGTGGAGCGGGCGTTTGACCTTGCCGGGGCCTGCGCAACGGGCGACGACGCCGACACCCTGCTCACCATTCCTTGA
- a CDS encoding molybdopterin-dependent oxidoreductase — protein MSPASPLHGSSTPPQAPSRPVLRLAPRVVRTACRGCHGVCQVLVHLDDAGNPVRVTGDPDSPTSRGYICPKGAAGPQFVAHPDRVRRPLLRTGPRGAGQWKEIGWEAALTLMASTFDRVRNESGPEYIALCQGTGRPYTEFTGRFIHALGSPNFVSPGHNCFLPRVIASSITVGWMPVADVYGHGGAMPRCMLVFGCNAMEAGAADGTCGAMMRRALRGAEQVIVADPRRTSAARAATQHLQLRPGTECALALALLHVIIGEGLHDADFVARHCTGFAELAGHVRAFSPEWAAPVTRVPAQDIRAAARALATVKPASLLWGNGIDTSVNAFQTGRALLLLMAVTGNLDVPGGMVHWVPPPDIRCKSPLENKKVLGMHLLSPDRKARMIGAGRFPFGPGCHQPSFWQACVDGEPYRPRAVWLVGTNPMLTATRGDVVEAALRDHVEFSVVSDLFLTPTAQLADLVLPAAHWLEQDDVVYFHKLWCVLARRRLARGPHSGEARDDRAVILDLAHRLGLDEAFPWPDWDAYLAWLLEPSGMDFRAFTEKGLVLGPMRYRKHETDGFPTPSGKVELLSSVMAGAGRPPLPVYVEPPLSPVSTPEVAAAYPFILMSGCKVLPFFHSEGRQIDTLRRLRPEPRVAVHPDALARLGLADGDAVRVVSPYGQARFVAAADDGLPPDVVQADHGWWFPERPGPDHGWRESCASLLYGHEHFDPDSGAEPLKCGLCRIERA, from the coding sequence ATGTCCCCAGCCAGCCCTCTCCACGGATCGTCCACGCCCCCCCAGGCCCCTTCCCGCCCGGTCCTGCGGCTTGCCCCCCGCGTGGTGCGCACCGCGTGCCGGGGATGCCACGGCGTCTGCCAGGTGCTGGTGCATCTGGATGACGCGGGCAACCCGGTGCGTGTCACCGGCGATCCGGACAGCCCCACCAGCCGGGGCTACATCTGCCCCAAGGGCGCGGCGGGGCCGCAGTTCGTCGCCCACCCGGACCGGGTGCGCCGCCCCCTGTTGCGCACCGGTCCGCGCGGCGCGGGGCAATGGAAGGAAATCGGCTGGGAGGCGGCGCTTACCCTCATGGCCTCCACCTTCGACCGGGTGCGGAACGAATCCGGGCCGGAATACATCGCGCTGTGCCAGGGCACGGGCCGCCCGTACACCGAATTCACCGGGCGCTTCATCCACGCGCTGGGTTCGCCCAACTTCGTCTCGCCGGGGCACAACTGCTTTCTGCCGCGCGTCATCGCCTCGTCCATCACCGTGGGCTGGATGCCCGTGGCCGACGTGTACGGCCACGGCGGCGCCATGCCGCGCTGCATGCTGGTGTTCGGCTGCAACGCCATGGAAGCCGGGGCCGCCGACGGCACGTGCGGGGCCATGATGCGCCGCGCCCTGCGCGGGGCGGAACAGGTCATCGTGGCCGACCCGCGCCGCACTTCCGCCGCGCGCGCGGCCACGCAGCACCTGCAACTGCGCCCCGGCACGGAATGCGCGCTGGCGCTGGCCCTGCTGCACGTGATCATCGGCGAGGGGCTGCACGACGCGGACTTCGTGGCCCGCCACTGCACCGGCTTTGCAGAGCTGGCCGGGCACGTGCGCGCCTTTTCGCCGGAATGGGCCGCGCCCGTCACCCGCGTGCCCGCGCAGGACATCCGCGCCGCCGCCCGCGCGCTGGCCACGGTAAAGCCCGCCAGCCTGCTGTGGGGCAACGGCATAGACACCAGCGTCAACGCCTTCCAGACCGGGCGCGCCCTGCTGCTGCTCATGGCCGTCACCGGCAACCTCGACGTGCCGGGCGGCATGGTGCACTGGGTGCCGCCGCCGGACATCCGCTGCAAGTCGCCGCTGGAAAACAAGAAGGTGCTGGGCATGCACCTGCTGTCGCCGGACCGGAAGGCCCGCATGATCGGCGCGGGGCGCTTTCCCTTCGGCCCCGGCTGCCACCAGCCCAGCTTCTGGCAGGCCTGCGTCGACGGCGAGCCGTACCGGCCTCGCGCTGTGTGGCTGGTGGGCACCAACCCCATGCTTACCGCCACCCGCGGCGACGTGGTGGAAGCCGCCCTGCGCGACCACGTGGAGTTCAGCGTGGTGTCCGACCTCTTCCTGACGCCCACGGCCCAGCTGGCCGATCTGGTGCTGCCCGCCGCCCACTGGCTGGAGCAGGACGACGTGGTCTACTTTCACAAGCTGTGGTGCGTGCTGGCCCGGCGCAGGCTGGCCCGCGGCCCGCATTCCGGCGAGGCCCGGGACGACCGCGCCGTGATCCTGGACCTGGCCCACCGCCTGGGCCTGGACGAGGCCTTTCCCTGGCCGGACTGGGACGCCTATCTGGCCTGGCTGCTGGAGCCTTCCGGCATGGACTTTCGCGCCTTCACGGAAAAGGGGCTGGTGCTCGGCCCCATGCGCTACCGCAAGCACGAGACGGACGGCTTTCCCACGCCCAGCGGCAAGGTGGAACTGCTCAGCTCCGTCATGGCCGGGGCAGGCCGCCCGCCCCTGCCTGTGTACGTGGAGCCGCCCCTGTCGCCGGTGTCCACGCCGGAGGTGGCCGCCGCATACCCGTTCATCCTCATGTCCGGGTGCAAGGTGCTGCCCTTCTTCCATTCCGAGGGGCGGCAGATCGACACGCTGCGCCGCCTGCGCCCGGAACCCCGCGTGGCCGTGCACCCCGATGCGCTGGCCCGCCTTGGCCTTGCCGACGGCGATGCGGTGCGGGTGGTATCGCCATACGGGCAGGCGCGCTTCGTGGCCGCCGCCGACGACGGCCTGCCGCCCGACGTGGTGCAGGCCGACCACGGCTGGTGGTTTCCCGAACGGCCCGGCCCGGACCACGGCTGGCGCGAAAGCTGCGCCAGCCTGCTCTACGGGCACGAGCACTTCGACCCGGACAGCGGCGCGGAGCCGTTGAAGTGCGGGCTTTGCCGCATCGAACGGGCGTAG
- a CDS encoding ABC transporter substrate-binding protein: MNFASLVRAACRLGVAALAVPALLVGAGLPAATAQAADPVKIGAFFALSGPTAPVGTPTKLVAQMFVDKVNKEGGINGRPIELVLGDTEGDPTKAVLTFKRFVSEEKVVAVIGPTRTDEGMAVKRQIESTGIPTVMTVGGDPVIMEGKLGNMDFGTARSVFKSPQRSSTAVRKVLGYLKKHELAKVALLLSGDNFGQDGERWLRSLAPEYGIEIVGTEQFKPTDVDMKTQLTALAGKGPQAVICWTIGPAGALVSKNHHALGLTMPLLQCHGLPDPAYIKLAGEASEGDLMPATKLMTWEALPDGDPQKKVIAEFVRLYRDEYKYDAQYPLNTHSGYAWDALLLLVEAMRKVGTEPARVRDALEATTGLVGVSGVFNLGPQDHNGLGEDSMVMLQVKGGRFVMVE; the protein is encoded by the coding sequence ATGAACTTCGCATCCCTGGTACGCGCGGCATGTCGATTGGGCGTGGCCGCACTGGCAGTTCCGGCGCTGCTGGTGGGCGCGGGCCTGCCCGCCGCCACCGCGCAGGCCGCCGATCCGGTGAAGATCGGCGCGTTCTTCGCCCTGTCCGGTCCCACCGCGCCCGTGGGCACCCCCACCAAGCTGGTGGCCCAGATGTTCGTGGACAAGGTGAACAAGGAAGGCGGCATCAACGGCAGGCCCATCGAACTGGTGCTGGGCGACACGGAGGGCGACCCCACCAAGGCGGTGCTGACCTTCAAGCGTTTCGTCAGTGAAGAAAAGGTGGTCGCCGTCATCGGCCCCACCCGCACCGACGAAGGCATGGCCGTGAAGCGCCAGATCGAATCCACCGGCATTCCCACGGTGATGACCGTGGGCGGCGACCCGGTGATCATGGAAGGCAAGCTGGGCAACATGGATTTCGGCACGGCCCGGTCGGTCTTCAAATCGCCCCAGCGGTCGTCCACTGCGGTGCGCAAGGTGCTGGGGTACCTGAAGAAGCATGAACTTGCCAAGGTGGCCCTGCTGCTTTCCGGAGACAACTTCGGGCAGGACGGCGAACGCTGGCTGCGCTCGCTGGCCCCGGAATACGGCATAGAGATCGTGGGCACCGAGCAGTTCAAGCCCACCGACGTGGACATGAAGACCCAGCTTACCGCGTTGGCGGGCAAGGGTCCGCAGGCGGTGATCTGCTGGACCATCGGCCCGGCCGGGGCGCTCGTGTCCAAGAACCACCACGCCCTTGGCCTGACCATGCCCCTGCTGCAATGCCACGGCCTGCCCGACCCGGCCTACATCAAGCTGGCTGGCGAGGCGTCCGAGGGCGACCTTATGCCCGCCACCAAGCTGATGACCTGGGAAGCCCTGCCCGACGGCGACCCGCAGAAGAAGGTCATCGCCGAGTTCGTGCGCCTGTACCGCGACGAGTACAAGTACGACGCGCAGTACCCCCTCAACACCCATTCCGGCTATGCATGGGACGCCCTGCTGCTGCTGGTGGAGGCCATGCGCAAGGTGGGCACGGAACCCGCCAGGGTGCGCGACGCGCTGGAGGCCACCACGGGCCTGGTGGGCGTGAGCGGCGTGTTCAACCTTGGCCCGCAGGACCACAACGGCCTGGGCGAGGATTCCATGGTCATGTTGCAGGTAAAGGGCGGCAGGTTCGTGATGGTGGAATAG
- a CDS encoding GntR family transcriptional regulator, whose amino-acid sequence MARLVKQSLGQEVTRMLKRMIIDGELEPGQRLVEDRLAAELGISRTPLREALHRLEQEGLLQKRSAGGYVLRPFDAEEVEEAVQVRALLEARVAALAARRAAPGQVEALRANLTAFREAAAKGDVVRLAELNTEFHLLLRAAGGSMLLARLLDEIEGVVERIIRALVPLREAGEWSDEDHARIVAAVVAGDAEGAAEAMRVHVLHGGDAVLDTLRQPEGEPDGARDAGAEGQPDAAGTSAAALAGRPSGKAAPKKP is encoded by the coding sequence ATGGCGAGACTGGTCAAGCAGTCGCTGGGGCAGGAAGTGACGCGCATGCTCAAGCGCATGATCATCGACGGCGAACTGGAGCCCGGCCAGCGGCTGGTGGAGGACCGCCTGGCGGCGGAACTGGGCATCAGCCGCACCCCCCTGCGCGAGGCCCTGCACCGGCTGGAGCAGGAAGGGCTGTTGCAGAAGCGTTCTGCCGGTGGCTACGTGCTGCGCCCCTTTGACGCCGAGGAAGTGGAAGAGGCGGTGCAGGTGCGCGCCCTGCTGGAGGCCCGCGTGGCCGCGCTGGCCGCGCGCCGGGCCGCGCCGGGACAGGTGGAGGCCCTGCGCGCCAACCTGACGGCCTTTCGCGAGGCGGCGGCCAAGGGCGACGTGGTCCGGCTGGCCGAACTGAACACCGAATTCCACCTGCTGCTGCGGGCTGCGGGCGGCTCCATGCTGCTGGCCCGCCTGCTGGACGAGATCGAAGGGGTGGTGGAACGCATCATCCGCGCACTGGTGCCCCTGCGCGAGGCCGGGGAATGGTCGGACGAGGACCATGCCCGCATCGTGGCCGCCGTGGTGGCGGGCGATGCCGAGGGCGCCGCCGAGGCCATGCGTGTCCACGTGCTGCACGGCGGCGATGCGGTGCTGGACACCCTGCGTCAGCCCGAAGGTGAGCCCGATGGTGCAAGGGACGCTGGGGCCGAGGGTCAGCCCGATGCCGCCGGCACCTCCGCTGCCGCGCTGGCTGGCCGTCCGTCCGGCAAGGCCGCGCCGAAGAAACCATGA